In one window of Candidatus Obscuribacterales bacterium DNA:
- a CDS encoding FkbM family methyltransferase, translated as MSSSPSKPGIGKTIQLSIQQGEESTVLKLFLNPQEFTQALMLDAFSQGLMYEPEVVRWFPQFLQPGDRMIDIGAHIGYYTLIAAMLVGETGMVVSCELETSNYKRIRHNVAINHFQQVQVIHGAIGDVQQETQFFFNLDNDGGHALWNVGDHPFNTKSQDHPFVQTISMTTLDALVQQYDLDAIKLIKIDTEGAEHLILQGGQHTLETLRPPFVIVEINAFGLQKLGSSQMQLRQFMASLGYDSYLLDGRSEQLIKLAAHQAYDHGLFNLLFTHQSQF; from the coding sequence ATGAGTTCATCTCCGTCCAAGCCAGGCATCGGCAAAACCATTCAGCTAAGTATTCAACAGGGTGAGGAATCGACCGTCCTCAAGCTGTTTCTCAATCCCCAGGAGTTTACCCAAGCGTTGATGCTGGATGCCTTTTCCCAAGGGCTGATGTATGAACCTGAGGTGGTTCGATGGTTTCCTCAGTTTTTGCAACCCGGCGATCGCATGATTGATATTGGTGCACATATTGGCTACTACACCCTAATTGCCGCCATGCTGGTGGGAGAAACGGGTATGGTTGTGTCCTGCGAGTTGGAAACATCCAACTACAAGCGAATTCGCCATAATGTAGCGATTAATCATTTTCAGCAAGTGCAGGTGATCCATGGAGCGATCGGTGATGTTCAACAGGAAACGCAGTTTTTCTTCAACCTAGACAATGATGGTGGTCATGCTCTGTGGAATGTGGGAGATCATCCTTTTAATACCAAGAGCCAAGATCATCCCTTTGTCCAAACCATATCTATGACCACCCTAGATGCCCTAGTTCAGCAGTATGATCTAGACGCGATTAAGCTGATCAAAATTGATACTGAGGGTGCCGAACACCTTATCTTGCAAGGTGGTCAGCATACGCTAGAAACCCTGCGTCCACCTTTTGTGATCGTGGAAATCAATGCGTTTGGGCTGCAAAAACTTGGATCAAGCCAAATGCAGCTTAGACAGTTTATGGCATCCTTAGGGTATGACAGCTACCTCCTCGATGGGCGGAGCGAGCAGTTGATCAAACTAGCCGCCCATCAAGCCTACGACCATGGATTGTTCAATCTTCTGTTTACCCATCAAAGTCAGTTCTGA